One Pseudomonas syringae CC1557 genomic window, CGGCACCCCCGGCCCTGCCCCGCAACCGCGCCCACTGAACCTGCCGATTGCCGAGCTGGAATGGGACCTGGCTGATAAGCCTGCCCTGCCACTGGACAAACAGACCATTGCCGCCCAACAGCGTCAGTTCGACTATGAGAATGGCTGGGCTCGCCCACTGATCCTGCAAAATCTCCGGATGGCGGCGTAAGGGGGTTTAGCGGCCAGGCTCAAACCGCAAGAAGCTTGCCGCTGCCCCACCTACCGACACACCGACCACCGCCCCATGTCTACGTGAAAATGATCGCGATGCGCTGCGTTGTAGTCCGGCCCCAGCACCGTGCTGAACTGCTTGCACGCCCCGTCGCGAACCAGCCTTAAAAAACGCCCCTTGTCCCCGTTGTCACTCCAGTCCTTGAGCAGGTTGATGCGCTGGCCGTCAGCCAGACGAAAACCTGCCATGTCGAGCGCGTTGGCCGTCGCGTGCTGACTAAGCCGGCCGTTGGCGCGGTTGTAGATATTGCGGCAGGCGAAACTGCCGAGGTGGTCAATCCGTGCCACCCGCTGGCCAAAAACCGCCTGAGCGGCGGGCTGCAAGGTGTGAACATCGAACAGCGCATACGCCACCGCCAGCGGGCAACTGGCCAGGAAGCTGCTGCTCAGCACCACGTCACCACCCTGAATGCGCAGCGTGTTTTCCAAGGGGCAACGGGCATCAGGATCACTGTCGGCCTGACGACTGAAACGCAACCCTGAGGTCGCCAGCACCTGATCGCACAGCGCTGGATCGCTCTGCAAGCGTGACAGTTTGTAAGCCGTCAGGACGTTCGGTTCGGCCTGCACGTCCAGCGGCGCCCAGGGATTCCACTGCGCAGGTACGTCAATCCAGCCGCGCCAGACTGCCAGCGCGCCAGCGGCGCAGAGCAACAGGATGACCAGCAAAAGCCGCATATTCAGCCCTTGAACAGGTTATTCAGTTGATCGAAAGGCAACGCCTGGGCAGCGTAAGTGAAGGTGCCGTGATGGCGAATTTCTTCGGCGGCCCGATACAACCCGCCAAACGCAGCGCGCGCCAGCGAGGAACCAACACTGATGCGCTTGACGCCACAGTCACTCAGGTCAGAGACCGACAGTGTGACGCCGCCAATCCCCATCAATACGTTGACTGGCCTGGGCGCAACCGCTCTGACAACCGCAATGATCTCCTCGCGAGTGCGCAGGCCCGGCGCATACAGTACGTCCGCGCCCGCCTCGGCGTAGGCGGTGAGTCGGCGCAGGGTATCGTCGAAATCCATACGACCGTGCAACAGATTCTCGGCACGCGCCGTCAGCAGGAAGGGGAATGGCAAGCTGCGCGCAGCTTCGGCCGCAGCTCGCACACGATCAACGGACAGCTCGAAGTCATAAATCGGATTAGCTGCATGACCGCTCGCGTCTTCGATAGAGCCGCCCACAATTCCCGTCGCTGCAGCCATGAGCAACGTCTCGGCACAGCCTTCAGGGCTGTCGGCAAAACAGTTTTCCAGGTCTGCCGCTACGGGCAATGAAGTGGCGGCCACGATAGCCGCGATGTTCGCCAATGCTTCTTCGCGGTTGATTGCGCCTTCGGCATCAGCGCGCGCCAGTGTGAAGGCAAGCCCGGCACTGGTCGTGGCCAGCGCCTCGAAGCCCAGGGAGGCCAGTAACGTCGCGGAACCCGCATCCCACGGGTTGGGTATGACAAAAGCGCCTTCACGCTCATGCAGGGCCTTGAACGCGTGAGCCCTGAGAATCTGTTGCGAGTCCATGTGCATGCCCTCTGCCGAATCGAGCCGCTATCAGCACACACTTGGCGGCCTTAGAGCAAGCCCAACTGTTCCACCTGTGGCCCGCGATCCAGTTCAGGCAATGGCGGCAGACCGGGCAGGCGCACCATCAGTTGTTCGTGAAAACGTCTGGCCAGCGCTGGCGCTCTTAGGTTGTCGGGCGTGTGCAGGAATACATAGGGCGTTCGCCCTTCTTCGATCCATACAGCAACCTTCTCCACCCACTGGACCAGAAACGGATCATTGGCTTCCAGTTCAGGACGGCCGATGAAGCGGACCTGAGGGAACAAGGTCAATGCAGCAGGACGGGGCGGCACCTTGGGTTTCTTGGATTGCGCATGCAGCACGGCAGGGTCGCTGGAAATACAACTGAACAAGGCACGCGAGTCGAGGCAAATGCGCTCGATGCCACGGTCCAGCAACAGCCGGTTGAGCATGCGTTCTTCATCGCCCTTCATGAAAAATGCCATGTTGCGCACTTCTCCCGCCAGCGGCACCTTCAACTCATCGAGAAAGCCGACCAGTTCAGCAAGACGCTGCGGTGTGAAGCTGGCGGGCAGTTGCAGCCAGAACGGCGATATCCGCTCGCCCAGCGGCGCGAGCAAGCGAATGAATTCCTCGGCCGCACCGACCTGCTCACGAAGGTCGCCGCTGTGGCTGATGTCTTTGTGAAATTTGGCGGTAAAGCGAAAGTCGTCAGGCATCAGTTCGGCCCAACGCTGCACCGTAGTGGCGGCGGGACGAGCGTAAAAAGTGGTATTGCCTTCAACAACGTTGAACACCTGAGTGTAAAGACTCAGGAAGTCATTGGGACGGGCGTCTTCGGGATACAGGAACTCGCGCCAGGCGTTTTCACTCCATGACGGACAACCGAGGTAGTAAGGAAGGTCAGACACAATCAGACGTGAAGATCGAGCCCAGATACTTCAAGGTCCCAATCCACAAAGCTGGCCGTCGTCAGGTAACTGGCAAGAGCGTGTGCGACACGAGAACTCATGGAGCGCGGGAAAATGATGTCTTGCGGACGCGCAGGCACGTTGGCAGTACTGCCAACAGGTGCATCACCCGATTCGCGACGTGCCTGCGAAGAAAGCGGAGGCAGTTCGGCATCTGCAGCGACTTCCTCGAAAGAGCCTTCAACAGTGGAAGGCGTCTTTTGCGGCTTTCGCTTGATCGGGTAAGAGCGTGATGAGGTTCCGTCTATGCGCATCGATTATATACTCGGCGTCGATAGTGGCAATTTAGCGTTACTGCCTTGTAGTTCGCAAATTGCCGAACGATAACTAGACCACATATATTGAAATTTGTTTACGCCATATGAGATTAAGACGCATCCAGACGATAAACGGTAGATGGCCCATTGATAGTCTTTCGGCGCGCAGCGGGATTTCATGAGCCCCCGGGCCAGCTGTTTTAAAGGGTTTGCTGTACAGAAGGCACGCGCAGTCACTCCCGGACTGCGCTGGATAAGAAGATCATCGCGCCTTGGGTGTGGCCACCTTGTCGCGCAGATACACCGGTTGAGCGTCGTCTGCCGGTAAGGCTTCGCCACGCTGCCAGGCAAACGTCGCCAGGGTCAGCAAGTCCTGGGCATGGGGGAGCATGCTTGCATCATGCCCTGACAGACTGACTGGAATACGCTCCGCATAGCCCCAACCGGTACCGGCGCCAAACCATTGACCGCTGGCATCTGTCGGCAGCATTGCCCGCTCCGGGGCCATGACCGCTTCGTTGCCGAGCAGACGCATCTCACCTGCAGCCTCGAGGTAGCAACCCCAATAAACCTCATCCATACGTGCATCGATGGCCGCTGCGACCTGCGTTGCGCCTTGTTCACGAAAGGCGCGCTGGGCCAGCACGGCAAGATTAGACACCGGCAGCACCGGGCGCTCCAGGGCAAACGCCAGCCCCTGCACCACACCAATGGCAATACGCACACCAGTGAAAGCGCCCGGACCGCGGCCGAAGGCGATGGCATCCAGCGCCGACATCGCAATGCCCGCCTCGGCCAGCAGATCCTTGATCATCGGCAACAGGCGCTGGGCATGCAGGCGCGGAATCACCTCATAGTGGCTCAGCACCTTGCCGTCATGCAGCAAAGCGACCGAGCAGGCTTCAGTGGCGGTGTCCAGGGCCAGCAAGGTGGTCATCGGTGTTTCCGTCTTGGTGAAAAAGTGGCGCAGTATAAATGACAAATGGCCCGCAAGCGGGCCATTTATTGATCAGGCTGCGTGCCTCAGCTCAGGGCTTTCAGCACCTTGGCGGTGATGTCTTCAACCGAACCGACGCCAGGAATATGGCTGCACTTGGGCTTGCCGTTCCTGGCTTCCAGTTTGCTGTAGAACTCG contains:
- a CDS encoding extensin-like domain-containing protein, with amino-acid sequence MRLLLVILLLCAAGALAVWRGWIDVPAQWNPWAPLDVQAEPNVLTAYKLSRLQSDPALCDQVLATSGLRFSRQADSDPDARCPLENTLRIQGGDVVLSSSFLASCPLAVAYALFDVHTLQPAAQAVFGQRVARIDHLGSFACRNIYNRANGRLSQHATANALDMAGFRLADGQRINLLKDWSDNGDKGRFLRLVRDGACKQFSTVLGPDYNAAHRDHFHVDMGRWSVCR
- a CDS encoding isocitrate lyase/PEP mutase family protein; protein product: MDSQQILRAHAFKALHEREGAFVIPNPWDAGSATLLASLGFEALATTSAGLAFTLARADAEGAINREEALANIAAIVAATSLPVAADLENCFADSPEGCAETLLMAAATGIVGGSIEDASGHAANPIYDFELSVDRVRAAAEAARSLPFPFLLTARAENLLHGRMDFDDTLRRLTAYAEAGADVLYAPGLRTREEIIAVVRAVAPRPVNVLMGIGGVTLSVSDLSDCGVKRISVGSSLARAAFGGLYRAAEEIRHHGTFTYAAQALPFDQLNNLFKG
- a CDS encoding DUF72 domain-containing protein — translated: MSDLPYYLGCPSWSENAWREFLYPEDARPNDFLSLYTQVFNVVEGNTTFYARPAATTVQRWAELMPDDFRFTAKFHKDISHSGDLREQVGAAEEFIRLLAPLGERISPFWLQLPASFTPQRLAELVGFLDELKVPLAGEVRNMAFFMKGDEERMLNRLLLDRGIERICLDSRALFSCISSDPAVLHAQSKKPKVPPRPAALTLFPQVRFIGRPELEANDPFLVQWVEKVAVWIEEGRTPYVFLHTPDNLRAPALARRFHEQLMVRLPGLPPLPELDRGPQVEQLGLL
- the tsaB gene encoding tRNA (adenosine(37)-N6)-threonylcarbamoyltransferase complex dimerization subunit type 1 TsaB, producing MTTLLALDTATEACSVALLHDGKVLSHYEVIPRLHAQRLLPMIKDLLAEAGIAMSALDAIAFGRGPGAFTGVRIAIGVVQGLAFALERPVLPVSNLAVLAQRAFREQGATQVAAAIDARMDEVYWGCYLEAAGEMRLLGNEAVMAPERAMLPTDASGQWFGAGTGWGYAERIPVSLSGHDASMLPHAQDLLTLATFAWQRGEALPADDAQPVYLRDKVATPKAR